The Saccharolobus shibatae B12 genomic interval AAGGAAGGGAGACAGTAAAGGAGTACATTAGGCTAATAGGTAACATGTCTTAAAACCTTGTAACTTCTGTTATATATTATTCTACTTATGTCTTACACATTACATTTTAAGTTTAAAATTAACAGTTGGACTATTTAATAAAGTAAAGCTTAAAAAAGGATTTTTACATTATTATATAATGGCGGGAAAGTTTTATGTGATAGTAGGGATTTTAGCTCTACTCTTCATAATACTATACTCTCTATTACCATTCTATTCCAAAAATGATCCGACGCTCCTAGGACTACCCCTATTTTATTGGTATCAAATTATCCTAATGCCAATAGGGGCTCTTGTGTTCTACGCGGTTGTTACAATCGTAAGGGATTGAGAGTATGGATGGGTTACACGTCTCGATAATTTCACTAGTGCTGTTTGTAATTTTATTTGTAGTTTTTGTATATTTGGGCTTTTATGGAAGTAGATGGAGAAGAGGAGATCTATCAAAGCTTCATGAATGGGCACTAGCAGGAAGAAGATTAGGACCATACTTGATGTGGTTCCTACTAACTGCCGATTTATATACTGCATACACATTTATTGCAGTACCCTCTCTAGTTTTAGCTAGTGGTCCAGTTGGATTTTTCGCAGCCTTTTACTCTGCAGTCACACCGTTCATAGCCCTACTCTTCATGCCTAGATTATGGACGATTGCAAAAAACAAGGGGTACGTTACAGCAGCTGACTTCATTAAGGATAGATTTAACAACAAGATTCTAGCTGGTCTTGTCGCAATTACTGGTGTGGTTGCTGAATTGCCCTATATAGCGTTACAAATTGTGGGTATGCAAGTAGCATTACTTATCCTGTTACTAGGTTTAGGAGTTAGTAACGTTTCATTAGCAAGTGATTTAAGCCTTTTAGTAGCCTTCATAATTTTGGCAGCATTCGTATTTACGAGTGGTCTTAGGGGTGCGGCGTTAACTGCAGTATATAAGGATATCATAATTTTGGGTACAGTAATAAGCATTGCAATCTATGTCCCATTAGCTTTTGGAGGATTTTCAGGTGCATTCCATAACGCTCTAACATTAAGCTCACAAATTAATTTAGCATTAAATAATGTTAATAAACCAATTTTCTATAATTATTTACCTAACACCCTTGCTGCACAAACTGCTTATATTTCCTTAGCCATTGGAAGCGCATTCGCCCTCTATCTATATCCTCATGCTGTAAATGCAAGTGTAAGTTCAGATTCTAAGAAATCACTTAAATTATCCCTAGCATTACAGCCCTTCTACTCGATCATATTAGCCATTATAGCCCTATTTGGTATCCTGGTTTACGCTAACCCCAATGTGGTTAGTTTTATCGCTAAAACACATTCTGGTGCAGTAGCTGTTCCCGCTCTAATAGGGTATTCGATGCCAGATTGGTTTGTTGGAATAGCGTTATTGGGAATTTTCATAGGAGGTCTGGTTCCTGCAGCTATAATGGCAATTGGAGCAGCTAATCTCCTTACTAGGAACATTATAAAGGAGTTTAAACCTAATATGTCTCCTAGCACAGAATCAGCCCTAGCTAAATGGATTTCCACTGCGTTTAAATTTTTAGCCTTAGCCCTAGTATTCGCTACACCATCAACTTATGCCATACAGTTACAATTATTAGGTGGGATAATTATTTTACAAACTTTACCTTCAGTGTTCCTAGGACTTTATACTAATAAGCTCAATGGTTATGCGTTAGTTGGAGGTTGGGCGGGAGGAATGTTTAGTGGTATATATCTAACATTATTGGCTAATCACTTCGGCCCACTGAAAACCTCATCTTTCTTAACACCTTTAGGGCCAATGTATATAGGAGTAATATCAACTCTTATTAACTTAGCCATAGGAGTAATTGGGACCGCAATAGCCTACGGAGTAGGCTGGAGACCAGTAAGCAATATAAGGGCAGAAGAAATAGGTTAAATTCTTTTTTATTATTTATTAAAATATCAAATTCTTTTTTTTAAAAACCATTAACTCTTCCTTATTAACCTCTCAGCATTATGCTTCAATATTTTATCCTTAATATCTTGGCTTAAATTTACACTCTTGAACTCCTCTATCCAACGTTCTGGCCTTATCAGAGGAAAATCTGAGCCAAACAATAATTTATCGCTAAGTCTTTTCGCATTATTCCAAATCGCTTGTGGAATATATTTAGGAGCCCAACCTGAAAGATCTAAATAAACGTTGGGCTTATGTAATGCGATTGCTATTGCTTCTTCAGTCCATGGCCAACCGAAATGAGCTAATACGATTTTCATGTTATTATACCTCACTGCTATTTCATCAAAGTAAATTGGTCTGCCGTAGTCTAACCTAATACTTGATTTTACACCAGCCCCAATACCAGATGTACCGGTGTGAAATACAACTACTAGTTCATGGCTATCAATTATCTCGTAAAGTTTTAATACCCTTTCGTCTAGAGGATTGAAACCTTGCAACTGTGGATGTAATTTAACACCTATTGGCTCAAACTCCCTTATTGCCTTTTTTAGTTCCTCGATAGCGTTTGGTTTTAATGGATCAACTGAAATAAATTTCACAATCCTATCATCTAGGTTAATCACTTGATTTGGAATTCTTCTGCCCAAAAACGTCGTGGAATCTATCGGTAATACAACAAACCTCTTTATCCCGAAAGACTCGTAATAATCTAAAATCTCCTTTAATCCCTTAACTTCAACCTTCGCATTAAAGTATTTAATAGCGGGTTCAGCATACTCTCCTAAAAAATCTAAAAACTCTTTAACGGGAGCATGAAAATGAAAATCTATCATTATTAAATCTATGCGATTAAGTGTTAAATATTTTACGGGAAACTGACAATATTAAGGAGTAATAGGGGTGTTATACTTGCTCAAGTTATAAAGGGCAAGGTAAAATTGGATGAGTGTGGACTTAGTGTCGTCATTGAGCTATTTATATTTCTATGTTATTGGAATGAATAAGGCATGCAAAACGTTATTTTGCACCTACAATTTGTAGAGATTTCCCTTGTTTAATAAATTATATACTAATGACGACACTATCACCATACTCGCTAATGCTAAACTTACTTTTAAATAACGCTTGATTTAGAATTTAAGAAAATTTAACTAGCTTAACATCTAAGAAAATTGAAGGATTCATCAAAGCACATTCTCACACTTTTGATAAAAACCCTCTAAAGTCTAAAAGGGAGTTGCAAGATACTTCCTTGAAAATAGTAAGGGACTACTGCACTGAGAAAGAAAGATACACCAGACGTGGGAAAGAAACAAGACTTTTCCCAAACGATCATCTGTTTTTTATATTACAAATAATTGCTTGTACTTATAACCATTGACTTTGTAGACATATATTATAGTAATAAGGAGATGTGTTAATAGTACTATAGGATCTCCCAACTTTGTAGACAAGTCATATAACTCTTTTAGCTTATTGAGACCTCTGTCCTCACTTCTGTTAGGTTTATCAGGTAACTTTATTCCATACCAACCTAAAGTTTCGATTTCTTTCTTAATATAGTCCAAATCTACCCCTTCATCCTCTATTCTATCATGTAGATCCATTACACTCTTAATAAACTGTTTAGGCTTATTGACGGAATTAAGGATGAATGGCAAATAGTTAATAACCTCACTTAGCGATAACTTTGAAGTCCTTAATGTCCAGTGGGAGTATCTTAATGCTCTAGTTAAATACGCTGTGTTTTTAAACTTTAGGGGATCGGTGATCGTTAATACGGTCTGCGTCTTTAAGGTTAATTTACCACAAATTTTCTCCACAATAGCTAATATAAAGTGTTCTCTGCTTTCATATAGCTGTAGCATCCTAACCTCGTAGGGATCTATTGCAATTTCACCAAATCTTATTCCCAATCTGGGTCGATTCTTGGTAAAGAAAACGTAGGGATCATAGAGACCTATTTCGCCTTCATAGGGTTTAATAGTCACATAAACCTTTAGCCCCATATATTCAGCCTCAAATTCTCTATCTTGAATTGAATTGAACTTCTTCATTAGACTAAGTAAATTGTTTGTTTTAAAGGTCCAAAGTACTGGGAATTTTAAATTCTCAACTTCTTTAACCTCTCCGACGTTCTCTTCGAACTTTTTTAACAGCTCTTTTTTATTAATTTTGAGCTTACTGATCTCGTCGAGTAAACCCTTTAGTTTGCCGTTATTAAAATAGTCATCAAATACCTTGTGCGCTAGGTAGGAAAAATAGAAAATATTATCTTTATCTTTCAACTCCTCTAGTTCCTTTACTTCATCTCGGTATTTCTCATGAAGAGATTTTAAGGGTTCCACAGTATGTGTCTTAGAAAGTGTTTCTGCTGCCATCATTAGATTGTCGAAAAATTTTTGAACATTCTTAACGTCTATTTCTCCGTCAATAACCATATTAAAAATAGCTACTGCCATATTACACATTCAACCTAGTAATATTTTATACTTTATTACAACGTAAAGCGTAGTCAGACTTCTACAAAACCGTTTGGAGACCTCTACATGAGACGTTATTTGACTTGAGCAAAACTGAAAAATTACTATAATTATAATATGTCATATTTTACTATTATGCACTCTATTCAATGATAGAGAACGTTATAATATATATTAACATGATAAATATCTAAGCTATCCTATACGTGAATTATATATCATTATAATAAATAAATACTAATGTAAATTGAATTAATAAGGGCTATATTTATTTTTCGCATTATAAATGACTTTTAAATCTCCGAAAAATTTGGAGAGAGTATAGATATACGTTATGTATTATGTTGAAAGAAAGCCATTGTATTATGGGAAATCCTTATTTACTATAAATTTTAAATAAAACTATATCAAAGTAGGATTCGTAGCTTATTAATGGTACTTCCATTAATGGCATCGTATTAAACCTGGGAGAGTTTAAATTTGTGTTTAAACTTACGTTTAAACACGGCAAAGACGATTACTATTTCAGAAGAGGCGTATAGGTTATTACTTAAGGAGAAGAGGAATGGGGAGAGTTTTTCAGATGTCATTGTAAAGCTTATAAAGGGTAATAGGAGAAAGGTAATGAAATACGCTGGAATTTGGTCAGATATGAATGATGAAGAGACTAACAAACTTTTTAAAGACTTAGAGAAAATATGGGTAAGATAGAATGTAAATGCTTAGATAGTGATATATTAATTGATTTCTTAAGAGGTAAGAAAAAAGCTGTAAGTTACATTGATATTATAAAAAACAATTTTAGGATAGTAACAGCAGTGGTTAATGCATTCGAATTGTATTACACCGCTTATAAGTATAATCGAGATATTGAGAAAATTGACGAATTTATGCAGTCCATTGAAATACTTCCATTTACCCTAACTGAGGCTAAGAAAGCAGCTGAGATAAAAGCGAAACTTGAGAGTGAAGGGGAAATGATAGGATTAAAAGATGTATTAATTAGCTCTATTGCAATTTCAAATTCTTGTGACATAGTTACCAGAAATGTAAAACATTTCAGTAAAATTCTAGGAGTTAAAGTCGAGAATTGGAGGTAATAAAAAGTGCGGGAAGGAAGGATATTCAGTTAAACTATTTTATCCACTTTTTAACTCCTTAAAATTATTTTCGAGGTGATGAATTTGGGGTCTAAGGCTATTCGCTTTTTGCAAGTAGTTAAACTTTTAACCTATTAACAAAATGTTACACTATGTCTTTCTTTAACGTGGATGAAATAAAGAAGTTAATAAATAGGAACAATTCCGTATTAGTAGTATGGGATGTTCAAGAAGCATTAGTCAATTCAATTTTCAACAAGGAAGAGTTTATCGCAAAACTAAAGGAATTGATAGAATCTGCTAGAAAGTATAATGTACCAATAGTTTATACAATGATTACGCCTTTTCCCGATAGATTCCAGCCTAAAATTAGACGCTCATTTAACCCTGGTGATATTTACAAGGAGGTTTATCCAAAAGAGGGAGATGTCATCTTAAGGAAAAACACCCCAAGCATATTTGTGGGAACGAATTTTGAGCTAATGTTAAGGAACGCTGGTATTTACTCAATAGTCTTCACTGGAATAGCTACGGACATTGGAGTGGAAACTTCAGCGAGACATGCACAAGCTTTAGGTTTTATACCAATCGTTGCAAAAGAAGCCGTATCATCAACTGATAAGGAGGCCCATGAGAGATCGTTATTAAATATGCAAAAACTGATGCTTGTGTTATCAAATAAAGAGATTGTTGAATTATGGGAGAAGTAATTAAGGTTGAAAAGCAACATTAATATCAACATTTCTTCCATTTGCTAAAATTAGTCTAATTGTATAAGTATTTCCAGGGGTAAGTTGTTGTAAATTAGTGTTGAAGTTTATTTTTATGGAATTATAACCTTTTGATAATGCCTTTGGTGTGATCTCATTTGTAGAGTAATCTGTATTTAGAATAATAGAACTGAGTATTTCCTCTTCAATATCAGAGGAGACAGCAATAAACGCTTCTCCATTACTTCTCAATATTCCACCATGTGCAGTAATATTAGGAGTAGAAGAACTGCTTGAAACATTAGTAGATGAAGTAATTTCAATAGGAGTAGAAGAGGCTTGAGGTGGAGGCGGAGTAGTAACGGGCCTTTTCACGGCTGTTAAGTTACCAAGTCCTATATACGTAATGATTAAACCTATAAATGCCAAGAGTCCCCCATATTCTAGTTTAAAGATGAATATAATAACCCCTAAAATTAAAACAATTCCTCCTATTGATAAGTGATTACTCCCATAGTGATTACCGATTAGCCTATACGAAAATCCCAACATTATAAACGTTATAAACGCAAACAACTCCAATAATGTCTGTATTGGGTTAAGTATTGAACTAGTGATACCGTTAAATACTAAAGACAATGTATACGTCACAACTCCAACTATTGCCAATATCGATAATACTAGGAACAAGGACGATATTATATTTCCTATCCCAATATTTACTTCTGCCTTTCCTAATGTGTAAAAACCTCGTTGAATATCGAGATATGTTAGGATTGTCAATAATGTGGATACTGCTGAGGAAGGTAATAACACTAGGAACTCCTGTAGTGGTGTGGGTAAGCCTAGATATTCCATGAGGTAAGTGAATAGTATTGCAAGTAGCTCAATTAATATTATGATAATGATTTCAATATTACCTCTCTTTAAATAACTTAAGCCCTTATATTCTACTTCACTGTAACTCATCACTTTATATATAATCGTATCGCTATTAAAAATGTTTCTAGATTTGTATAATTATTGAGCAGCTTTCCAAGAAATAAAATAATAGCCAAAACTTGGGTAAAAGAGTTTTAGAATAATCCTATTTCTTTCAATAACTAAACGATGATTTGGTATTGGAGAAGGTATTTGAGGACCATCTATTACTACTAAGTCGTATCTTTCGGCTTTTACATCTATAAATCTGTAACCCTCGGGGAACTTAACTTCTAATGTCGAGAATAGGGTAGGTTGCATTACTGATAAACCGTCCATCATTTCGGGATCGTCATATCTCTCTATTGTTTCCTTTTGCGTGAATGTGAAGTAGTTAGACTGAATTACTTTAAATCCATGTATTATTTTCTCTCCTACTCTCGCTGGTGGATTCAACGTTAGTTTAATGTAGGCTTTCTGGACTCCTAGTTCGATCTTCTCCACACTTATTTTACCAAATTCCCTTTTAGGCTTATAGACTTTCAATTTAGTTTTAACCTTATCGTCAACCGACCAGTAACTATTATCTTCAATATATGGTACGCCATTCTTTAATGCAACAGTATGAAATTTAAAGCTTTTAGTTTTACTCCTATCCTTATAAAATGTAACTTTAACCCTTTGTTCTAGATTGAGGAATTGGAAATCTCGAACCAAGTGGAGCTCAAATCTGTTATTATTTAACTCTCCCTCAATTTGAATTAGTCCTAACTTACTGAGGATTAGTATAGCCTTGTATAACTGATTAGTTGAAACTTTCTTAGATTTAGGAAGTTCTCGGGATGTAATATGCCCGTTATTTTCCAACAAACTCTTTATAACGCTTAGCAGAATTTTCGGTTTCTTCACATCTTATCTATAAGATAAGAAAGTTTATTACTCTTTTTTCAGTTTCAATAAAGGCTAACTGATATTTTAGTAAAAAAACTATTTCCTTACTATTTTTACCACTCTTCTTCCTCTTCTTCCCATAAGTCCTCTTCTTCCTCGTCCCAGTCTTCCTCTTCTTCCCATAAGTCCTCTTCTTCCTCGAATATCATTATACCACTCCATTTTAACCTTTAACATGGGATTAAAATGTTTTTGGGGGGAAAGTACATCCATAGTCACATGCATTTATCAATTCGGCTTTATGATAAAACGAACTACAAACCTTGTCTTTTTAAAGCAGGATAAAGCTTTTTAACCAACTTAACAAACGCTCTCCTATGACACCTCCTTCCGGTCAACCTACTGAGGATGAGGAGCGGGAGCCGACCATTACTCCCGCAATACCAGAAGGAGGTGTCTACGAAGTTAAGTTCGAGAATAGGAGGACAAACATAGTTCGTCTCCTACCAAACGGCTATCAACATAAGAAGTTACTGAAGTTAGCAGACGTTTCAGCCAAGTTATTCAACGAGATAAACTACGAGAGGAGACAACAATTCTTTCACGGGGAAGAAGTAGACTTCAAAGGAACGTGGGGCAAGTACTATGAGAAGTATAAGAACACACTGGGTGTTAACGCTCAAGCAGTAATGCAGAAGAACAACGAGGTGTGATCGTCGTTCTTCTCCCTACTTAAACTCAAGAAGGAGGGAAAACTACCACACATGGATCATGTCTCTCCTCCACGTTATTGGAAGGACAGTTTAGGGCGGGGAGTTGGTCAGAACTTACTTCTTCTCCACCAAGGGGTTAGGTCTCCTATCGGTCATCTTGTCTCTGACTCGAGTATTGAGGTTCAGAGAATCCTATTTTACACCAATTTACAAAAATAGGTTAAGTGGGCGAAAGGCTTCACCATTTATGGAGATGGATAGCCCTCTTATATTTAAATACCGCTTTGTCGAGATATCCTTTAGTAGTGCTAATGACGCTCCTCCTCAGGTCGATTGAGGGCTTAATGGGGCTGAGGGAGGAGTATCTCTCTCCTCTCTTAAGGGGCTAGACGTTATGGATGAAAGTTCCCTTCTCTTTTCATATGGGGGGAGTTCTGGCGACCCCTACTGCCCCTCAAATGAGGTCCCGAATCAATGAGGGGAACGATGAGCCCTCTGAAAGAGAACCCTTCGCCCTTTCAGATGAGAGAGACGTCAGAACCGAAACGTAATTGTGATTCTCCTCAAAAACACTACCTCCGCATCTAAACAATTATAACCAATTTCCTTGGTTCTAGAAATCAGATTTACGGCGTATTATGAAGGAATACTTGGATTCAACGAGTATTACTCCAATTTATTCTTATCAGCTTAATCTCGAATCGAATATTCAACGATTCTACACTACATTAAATAAAGTTTATCCCTAAAAACTCTTCTGCGAATTGCTAACGCATCCAAAATCATCTCGTTCAAATCCTCCAAAATGGTATCTGTACCTTAACCTCTTTGTCTTCATGCATTTTTCAGCGATGATAGGTCTGAGTGACTCTCAGTACTGTAACGATTTCCCAGAGTAGAAGAATTACCTAGTAGTTAGATCTCGAGCTTGCAAACTAAAAAATTTTTATGCTATTCCCATCCTCTCCATCGAGGCTTACAGATGTAAGATATTTGATTGTATACTTAAATGTGATACTTTTCATAATATTTCCTTATGAGGTGATCACTTTTTATAGATAATAAGGAATAAAAGCACAGACTAATAATGAGGATTTAAACGTGCTTGATTGGCCCAATGCAATATCTAATCTATGAAATAGTGCAGCGAGAGTTTTTATCGTAATGACGATATTTTAAACCTTTTAGGTCATAAACTTAAGTCTTATACTAAATGAGTTATGCTTGTCTTTGAGGTTTTGAGCGATCTTCTAAATCTATATAGGAACCTAAGTCCGAATAATTAAGTGATGATATTTTATTTGAGGAGGTCAGAGTACCAGCTTCTTGATGTAACTTTAATTTGCCCCTCAACAATATAAGTATGTTATGAAATATGATGTAATAATTATTGGTGCTGGCCATAATGGTCTAGTTTCCTCAATATATTTGGCTCAAAAAGGGCTTAAGGTATTAGTCATTGAGGCCAGAAATAGGCCCGGTGGAATGAGCGACACTGAAGAATATAAGGGAGTAAAATATAGTAGGGCGTCATACGTATTAGGTCTATTTCCTAAAAGAATTCAAGAGGAATTGGGGGTAATTTTTCCTACAGTTGACTCAGATGTTGCTGACGTTTTCGTTACTGAAGATGGAAAGGTTGTGAATATATGGAGAAATAAGGAGAAAAGACTTGAGGAGTTTAAGCGACTAGGTCAAACCAAATACCCTAAAATGGAGGAATTATTGTTCAAGATTAAGGAGAAGATTGAAAAGGAAATGCAATACGTTACCAAACCGCCTTCCTTCGAGGACTTTATGAACGCAGTAGAAGGAACTGAACTTGAGATATTTACACAACCATCTAGAAAGTTCCTAAATGAATATCTAGATGAGGAATTTCAACCTTATTTCTCATATGGATTTATGTACGATTTACCAGCTTATGTTCTGGCATATTACTTTAGTCTAGACTGGAAGATAGTGAGGGGTGGAATGGGAAAAGTAGGAGAAATATTAATGAATAGAGCCAAACAATTGGGTGTTGACTTTATATTCAATACAAAGGTGAATGAGATAATCATAAAGGATAACGTAGCAACAGGTGTGAGAACTAATGCTGACAAAATTATTGAGAGTAAAATAGTGATTAATGCTGCAAGTCCGGTTTTGCTGAACAAGTTGACCAACGGATTACTGAAAGTTTATCATCCGGAGTTCAGGCCCGGTTGGAAGAGGGATACTTTAATATTGAGGGAACTACCAAATCTACCGGATTACATGAGAAATCATCTGGATACGTTATTTACGCTACCAGTAGGTGAAGTTACTATTCCTTCAGCTGTTGATAATAGCCTAGGAGGTCATGTGATGACAATTATGGGTAGTTATGAAGAGGCTAAAGACTTCTTCCCAGACTTGGAAAAGAAGGTGGTTCATGTTGATAGATTAGATGCTTATAAACTTGAGAGAGAATACAATGCCCCCTTCGGAGATATGAATCATATGCCCATGTATACGGAATACTTATTCGATGGTAGACCAATTAAAGGTTGGGGATACACTACTCCAGTTAAGAACTTGTACGTAACTGGTTCTGGAACTTACCCAGGAGGACAAGTTACTGGAGTACCTGGAAGAAACGCTGCAATGAAGATTATAACTGATTTAGGTATCTTATAATGTTGTTGACTATTGGTCATTCAAATAGAAGCTTAGAAGATTTTATCGAAATATTAAAGAAGTATAACGTGGAGATATTAATAGATGTAAGGAGATGGCCTAAAAGTTCTAGATATCCACACTTTAACAAGGAGAATCTCAAAAAGGCTTTGGAACAAAGTGGTATAGAATACTTATGGAAGGAACAGTTAGGAGGATATAGGAAAATCGGAAAAGACGTTGAGGATATAGCTATTGGCAAATGCTTTAAGAGCGAGGGTTTTAGAGCTTATGCAATTTACATTCTAACTAACGAAAGGGCTATGGAAACATTAGAGGAGGTTAGGGGAATTAATAAGATAAAGGTAATCATGTGCGCTGAGAAGTTTCCTTGGAATTGCCATAGAAAGATAATTTCTGATTGGTTTTTTGCTAGGGGAGATGAAGTATTACACATAATAGATAAGGAAAGCACTATCAAACATAAACTCACTACATGTGCAGAAATTGTGAAAAATAATTTAAACTATAAATAATTTAGCTAAATTCAACTAATTTTTAATATTCTTTTAGCGTTATCTCTCATTATCTTCTCATCCTTTAAAACATTATATACTTGATAGGCGTATTCAGCCAAATCTTGCCCCTTAAATGCTGGGAAATCACTTCCGTAAATTACCTTATCTGAAATTTCGTGTAATCTAGGTAATACTTTCAATATGTTCTTAGGGGGAATAGACGAGATCTCTAGGAACACGTTTCGTGTAAAACGAGCCATGTGGAATGCAGTATTGTACCATAGTGGTCTCCCCGCATGTGCTAGGATTATCCTAAGTTTCGGGAAATCCTTAGCAACGTCATCAGCGTAAATCGGATCAGCATATTTATTTCTACTTTCCACTCCTATACTTGTTCCAGTGTGAATTAGGATAGGTAAATCGTGATCTTCAGCGAATTCATACACGTAAAGTAGTTGCTTTAGTCCTCCTTCCTCTTCTCTATACGCATTAGGCTTGAAGGCATGATGTACAGGATGTAGCTTAATTCCTATAATACCTAACGAATACTGTTTATCTAACTCTCTCCTAACATCACATCTCCACGGGTTTACTTCTCCCCATTGCAGATAAAGATCTGGATTTCTCTTTCTCTCCTCGTAATCGATATAGAAACCATCATAACAGTCATCACTATGGCATGGGTGTGAGGGAACAAGAAGGATTTTTTCAATTTCGACAAACTCATTCTTTAAAGTCATCCTTGTTTCCTCAACATTCTCTAAGAATTCCTTACAGTGTTCAGGAATTTTTCTAGCGTATATGTGATAATGAACATGAGTATCAATAACTTTTATCATCAAGATAGGTATGTTTCCTTTCTATTATTAATATCTATCTTTGATTTTGAAATGACGAAACTCGTCTTGAGACGCTATGATCTTTAGTATATCCCTCTTAGCTTCTTCCTTGAATTGATTTACGTTTATATCTGGAGGAGTTACTCCTCTACATCTCATTTTTAGTATCTCATCTCTTATATCCCCCATTTTCTTGGCCAAAGACTTAATTTCCGTGGTCTCGTAACCAAGAGCCTCAACTAGGTTCCTAGTCACCCTTACGCTTTTCCTTAATTCATGGAAATCTGTCACGTCTTGTATTTGATGTAGAGAGGTGAGAATTCTATTATATATAACTAGTCTGGCACCATATATCTTATT includes:
- a CDS encoding DUF3311 domain-containing protein; translated protein: MAGKFYVIVGILALLFIILYSLLPFYSKNDPTLLGLPLFYWYQIILMPIGALVFYAVVTIVRD
- a CDS encoding sodium:solute symporter family protein, which produces MDGLHVSIISLVLFVILFVVFVYLGFYGSRWRRGDLSKLHEWALAGRRLGPYLMWFLLTADLYTAYTFIAVPSLVLASGPVGFFAAFYSAVTPFIALLFMPRLWTIAKNKGYVTAADFIKDRFNNKILAGLVAITGVVAELPYIALQIVGMQVALLILLLGLGVSNVSLASDLSLLVAFIILAAFVFTSGLRGAALTAVYKDIIILGTVISIAIYVPLAFGGFSGAFHNALTLSSQINLALNNVNKPIFYNYLPNTLAAQTAYISLAIGSAFALYLYPHAVNASVSSDSKKSLKLSLALQPFYSIILAIIALFGILVYANPNVVSFIAKTHSGAVAVPALIGYSMPDWFVGIALLGIFIGGLVPAAIMAIGAANLLTRNIIKEFKPNMSPSTESALAKWISTAFKFLALALVFATPSTYAIQLQLLGGIIILQTLPSVFLGLYTNKLNGYALVGGWAGGMFSGIYLTLLANHFGPLKTSSFLTPLGPMYIGVISTLINLAIGVIGTAIAYGVGWRPVSNIRAEEIG
- a CDS encoding amidohydrolase family protein; the encoded protein is MIDFHFHAPVKEFLDFLGEYAEPAIKYFNAKVEVKGLKEILDYYESFGIKRFVVLPIDSTTFLGRRIPNQVINLDDRIVKFISVDPLKPNAIEELKKAIREFEPIGVKLHPQLQGFNPLDERVLKLYEIIDSHELVVVFHTGTSGIGAGVKSSIRLDYGRPIYFDEIAVRYNNMKIVLAHFGWPWTEEAIAIALHKPNVYLDLSGWAPKYIPQAIWNNAKRLSDKLLFGSDFPLIRPERWIEEFKSVNLSQDIKDKILKHNAERLIRKS
- a CDS encoding antitoxin VapB family protein yields the protein MCLNLRLNTAKTITISEEAYRLLLKEKRNGESFSDVIVKLIKGNRRKVMKYAGIWSDMNDEETNKLFKDLEKIWVR
- a CDS encoding type II toxin-antitoxin system VapC family toxin, which codes for MGKIECKCLDSDILIDFLRGKKKAVSYIDIIKNNFRIVTAVVNAFELYYTAYKYNRDIEKIDEFMQSIEILPFTLTEAKKAAEIKAKLESEGEMIGLKDVLISSIAISNSCDIVTRNVKHFSKILGVKVENWR
- a CDS encoding isochorismatase family cysteine hydrolase — encoded protein: MSFFNVDEIKKLINRNNSVLVVWDVQEALVNSIFNKEEFIAKLKELIESARKYNVPIVYTMITPFPDRFQPKIRRSFNPGDIYKEVYPKEGDVILRKNTPSIFVGTNFELMLRNAGIYSIVFTGIATDIGVETSARHAQALGFIPIVAKEAVSSTDKEAHERSLLNMQKLMLVLSNKEIVELWEK
- a CDS encoding DUF973 family protein — protein: MMSYSEVEYKGLSYLKRGNIEIIIIILIELLAILFTYLMEYLGLPTPLQEFLVLLPSSAVSTLLTILTYLDIQRGFYTLGKAEVNIGIGNIISSLFLVLSILAIVGVVTYTLSLVFNGITSSILNPIQTLLELFAFITFIMLGFSYRLIGNHYGSNHLSIGGIVLILGVIIFIFKLEYGGLLAFIGLIITYIGLGNLTAVKRPVTTPPPPQASSTPIEITSSTNVSSSSSTPNITAHGGILRSNGEAFIAVSSDIEEEILSSIILNTDYSTNEITPKALSKGYNSIKINFNTNLQQLTPGNTYTIRLILANGRNVDINVAFQP
- a CDS encoding phytoene desaturase family protein codes for the protein MKYDVIIIGAGHNGLVSSIYLAQKGLKVLVIEARNRPGGMSDTEEYKGVKYSRASYVLGLFPKRIQEELGVIFPTVDSDVADVFVTEDGKVVNIWRNKEKRLEEFKRLGQTKYPKMEELLFKIKEKIEKEMQYVTKPPSFEDFMNAVEGTELEIFTQPSRKFLNEYLDEEFQPYFSYGFMYDLPAYVLAYYFSLDWKIVRGGMGKVGEILMNRAKQLGVDFIFNTKVNEIIIKDNVATGVRTNADKIIESKIVINAASPVLLNKLTNGLLKVYHPEFRPGWKRDTLILRELPNLPDYMRNHLDTLFTLPVGEVTIPSAVDNSLGGHVMTIMGSYEEAKDFFPDLEKKVVHVDRLDAYKLEREYNAPFGDMNHMPMYTEYLFDGRPIKGWGYTTPVKNLYVTGSGTYPGGQVTGVPGRNAAMKIITDLGIL
- a CDS encoding DUF488 domain-containing protein, which translates into the protein MLLTIGHSNRSLEDFIEILKKYNVEILIDVRRWPKSSRYPHFNKENLKKALEQSGIEYLWKEQLGGYRKIGKDVEDIAIGKCFKSEGFRAYAIYILTNERAMETLEEVRGINKIKVIMCAEKFPWNCHRKIISDWFFARGDEVLHIIDKESTIKHKLTTCAEIVKNNLNYK